In Helianthus annuus cultivar XRQ/B chromosome 9, HanXRQr2.0-SUNRISE, whole genome shotgun sequence, the following are encoded in one genomic region:
- the LOC110875881 gene encoding mitochondrial import inner membrane translocase subunit TIM17-1, protein MRQGLWPAGRSALLGGVLLALIQGAGLTLIQLLVRNNRSRHVELECSYASSSSWFGGLFGGRREEEKPKLKVEVLESFDSLMPPTFEFQ, encoded by the coding sequence ATGCGCCAGGGATTATGGCCGGCGGGTCGCTCGGCTCTTTTAGGTGGCGTTTTGTTAGCCCTGATTCAAGGGGCGGGACTTACTTTAATACAGTTATTAGTGCGCAACAACCGTAGCCGGCATGTGGAGTTGGAGTGTTCTTACGCGTCATCTTCGTCGTggtttggtggtttgtttggtgGCAGGCGAGAGGAGGAGAAGCCGAAGTTGAAAGTTGAAGTGTTGGAGAGTTTTGATTCGCTAATGCCGCCTACTTTTGAGTTTCAGTGa